In Aedes albopictus strain Foshan chromosome 3, AalbF5, whole genome shotgun sequence, the following are encoded in one genomic region:
- the LOC109415998 gene encoding uncharacterized oxidoreductase YoxD-like produces the protein MADPLSRGSLYEFQKLPYNPAIPRKRKSTLESIWTTFKRLFYFGQFLVKSIPVWIQLIWKWLNPPPPKNISGWNALVTGGSNGIGRAVSLELAKIGWNVAIVDIDAENGEKVAEELFKYRIKAAFYKADIADYEAVVDMKSKIEQDFGPVDILINNAGILPFLVPDEYSPENLRRMMDVNVLSHFWTTNVFLPGMYHRRRGHIVGIASRSAYTPTGYMRNYATSKYAVRGFMEDLHDEIHHAGFEGQVVTTSVFPILINTRKESIERFLSLP, from the coding sequence ATGGCAGACCCGTTGTCCCGAGGGAGCTTGTACGAGTTTCAGAAGTTGCCGTACAATCCTGCAATTCCGAGAAAACGAAAGTCGACTTTGGAATCAATATGGACTACCTTCAAACGGTTGTTTTACTTTGGTCAATTCTTGGTGAAGAGCATCCCTGTCTGGATCCAGCTCATCTGGAAATGGTTGAACCCACCGCCTCCGAAGAACATTTCTGGATGGAACGCACTAGTGACAGGAGGATCGAATGGGATTGGTCGGGCGGTGAGTTTGGAACTGGCAAAGATCGGGTGGAATGTGGCCATAGTCGATATCGATGCCGAAAATGGCGAAAAAGTGGCCGAGGAACTGTTCAAGTATCGCATCAAGGCAGCCTTTTACAAAGCAGACATTGCTGACTACGAAGCGGTCGTTGATATGAAAAGTAAAATCGAGCAAGACTTTGGTCCCGTAGACATCCTGATCAACAACGCGGGAATACTCCCATTCCTAGTGCCCGACGAGTACAGCCCGGAAAACCTTCGCAGAATGATGGACGTGAATGTGCTGAGTCATTTTTGGACCACCAACGTGTTCCTACCGGGGATGTACCACCGCCGCCGTGGACATATCGTTGGCATAGCATCCAGATCTGCTTACACCCCAACGGGGTACATGCGTAACTATGCCACCAGTAAGTACGCGGTGCGTGGGTTCATGGAAGACCTTCACGACGAAATTCACCACGCTGGTTTCGAGGGTCAAGTCGTCACAACCAGTGTGTTTCCGATATTGATCAACACCAGGAAGGAGTCGATCGAGCGCTTTCTTTCACTACCGTGA
- the LOC109419198 gene encoding estradiol 17-beta-dehydrogenase 11: MQLHKKCIAEQRAVQLKMIRPLGRVLSKTKVAPAKSKGSLFEFQKLPYDPAIPRKRRSPLESIWTTIKRLFYFGQFLVKSIPVWIQLIWEWLNPPPPKNIAGWNALVTGGSNGIGRAVSLELAKIGCNVVIVDIDAENCEKVVQELLKYRIKAAFYKADVADYEAVVDLKSKIEQDFGHVDILINNAGTLPFLVPDEYSPENIRRMMEVNVLSHFWTIDVFLPEMYRQSRGHVVALSSQTAYTPTGFARSYATGKYAVRGFMEDLHDEIYNAGFENEVVTTTVFPVPINTRKEFVDFMLRLPGFENSMLNSVEYVGKTIVQAILSNQRKVFIPSFVKTWQLALFEDLPREITRLLVKELLVK; this comes from the exons ATGCAATTGCACAAAAAGTGCATTGCCGAGCAGCGAGCGGTACAATTAAAGATGATTCGTCCACTGGGTAGAGTTCTTTCCAAGACTAAAGTTGCTCCCGCCAAATCGAAAGGGAGCCTGTTCGAGTTTCAGAAGTTGCCTTATGATCCTGCGATCCCGAGAAAACGAAGGTCGCCTTTGGAATCAATATGGACTACCATTAAACGGTTGTTTTACTTTGGTCAATTCTTGGTGAAGAGCATCCCTGTCTGGATCCAGCTCATCTGGGAATGGTTAAACCCTCCTCCCCCGAAGAACATCGCAGGATGGAACGCACTAGTGACAGGAGGATCGAATGGGATTGGCCGAGCGGTGAGTTTGGAGCTGGCCAAGATCGGGTGCAATGTGGTCATAGTTGATATCGATGCGGAAAATTGTGAAAAAGTGGTCCAGGAACTGCTCAAGTATCGCATCAAGGCAGCCTTCTACAAAGCAGACGTTGCTGACTACGAAGCAGTCGTTGACCTGAAAAGCAAAATCGAGCAGGACTTTGGTCACGTAGACATCCTGATCAACAACGCCGGCACTCTGCCGTTCCTGGTACCCGACGAGTACAGCCCCGAAAACATTCGTAGAATGATGGAAGTGAATGTGCTGAGTCACTTTTGGACCATAGACGTGTTCCTCCCGGAGATGTATCGCCAAAGCAGAGGCCATGTCGTGGCTCTTTCTTCGCAAACGGCATATACGCCAACGGGATTCGCCCGAAGCTATGCCACCGGGAAGTATGCGGTGCGAGGCTTCATGGAAGACCTACACGACGAAATCTATAATGCCGGATTCGAGAACGAGGTCGTTACTACCACCGTGTTCCCGGTGCCCATCAACACACGGAAGGAGTTTGTCGACTTCATGTTGAGATTGCC GGGATTTGAAAATTCGATGCTGAACAGCGTGGAGTACGTGGGAAAGACAATTGTGCAAGCAATATTAAGTAACCAACGCAAAGTGTTTATTCCAAGTTTTGTGAAGACGTGGCAGTTGGCTCTTTTCGA AGATCTCCCGAGGGAAATTACCCGACTCTTGGTGAAAGAGTTGTTGGTGAAAtga